The Spirochaeta cellobiosiphila DSM 17781 genome includes a window with the following:
- a CDS encoding SPFH domain-containing protein, with the protein MDFLYFLLKGIGIVIAAAIVIGIARSIRIVPARTAMIVERLGKYHGTLEAGFHFLIPFFDKVRYTHSLKEQAIDVPSQPCFTRDNVKVDVDGVLYYTVFDPQKASYGITNHRLGTIQLAQTMMRSAIGLLDLDKTFEERQQINAEVVKNLDEATDPWGVKVTRYEIQNIKVPPSILDSMEYQVKAERERRAVIAKSLGEKESKINRSRGLFEEAVNKSEGMKERLINEAEGQAQEILAISKATALSIEKIAEAISESGGEEALELKLAEQYIEQLKNIANKNTQIVLPMDLTDLKSVTNSVSKILQK; encoded by the coding sequence GTGGATTTCCTATATTTTCTTTTAAAAGGAATTGGAATTGTTATAGCAGCCGCTATTGTTATAGGTATAGCAAGAAGTATCCGAATCGTTCCAGCACGTACAGCCATGATTGTAGAAAGATTAGGTAAATATCATGGAACTCTTGAAGCCGGATTTCATTTTCTGATACCGTTTTTCGATAAAGTTAGATACACACATAGCTTAAAAGAACAAGCAATTGACGTACCAAGTCAACCTTGCTTTACTAGAGACAATGTAAAAGTAGATGTGGATGGAGTTTTATATTATACAGTTTTTGATCCACAGAAAGCCAGTTATGGAATTACTAATCACAGATTAGGAACAATACAACTTGCCCAAACAATGATGCGATCTGCCATAGGATTGCTTGATCTTGATAAAACCTTTGAAGAACGTCAGCAAATCAATGCCGAAGTTGTTAAAAACTTAGATGAAGCTACTGATCCTTGGGGGGTAAAAGTAACCAGATATGAAATTCAAAATATAAAAGTTCCACCTTCTATTTTAGATTCAATGGAATACCAAGTGAAAGCAGAACGTGAACGTCGTGCTGTTATTGCCAAATCATTAGGTGAAAAGGAATCTAAAATTAATAGATCACGTGGTTTATTTGAAGAAGCTGTTAATAAGTCCGAAGGGATGAAAGAACGACTCATTAATGAAGCAGAAGGACAAGCCCAAGAGATCCTTGCTATAAGTAAAGCTACTGCCCTTTCCATTGAAAAAATTGCTGAAGCAATAAGTGAATCGGGCGGTGAAGAGGCATTAGAACTAAAGCTAGCTGAGCAATATATTGAACAACTTAAGAACATTGCTAATAAAAATACACAAATTGTCCTTCCAATGGATTTGACGGATCTTAAGTCAGTCACAAATTCAGTATCGAAAATTCTACAAAAATAA
- a CDS encoding MarR family winged helix-turn-helix transcriptional regulator: MRNLSHDFVNPDPDLNKTHAKTLVNIWRHPQLPMKDLCNRVGIEKGSFSTVADHLIKLGYIQVIKDPTDRRKNLLQLTQSGENKAIYIERAFEKYLATKLTKLTSNEEIKLEEILNYIRTINLKLREGASFNGKR; this comes from the coding sequence ATAAGAAATCTATCACATGATTTTGTTAATCCTGATCCAGATTTAAATAAAACTCATGCCAAAACTTTGGTGAATATTTGGCGTCACCCACAATTACCAATGAAAGATTTATGTAATAGGGTGGGAATAGAGAAAGGGTCCTTCTCTACAGTAGCGGATCACCTCATTAAATTAGGATATATTCAGGTAATAAAAGATCCAACTGATAGAAGGAAGAACCTATTACAACTAACCCAAAGTGGTGAAAATAAAGCAATATATATTGAAAGAGCGTTTGAAAAATATTTAGCTACTAAATTAACAAAACTAACTTCGAATGAAGAAATAAAATTAGAAGAGATACTTAATTACATACGTACCATTAACTTAAAACTAAGAGAAGGAGCTTCTTTCAATGGAAAACGCTAA
- a CDS encoding MATE family efflux transporter, with product MENAKNHQEFLGSEPIGRLLLKLSVPATVAMLVNALYNLVDTIFLGRGVGSNAIGGLSISLPAQMIIMAFGISIGTGSASIISRNLGAHNYDRANQAAGNAFAMAIVFGALTTLLGILFIKPLLLLMGASETLYHYAYDYLSIILLGAPFIAFAMVSNNILRAEGNARMAMSSMLLGTITNIILDPIFIFPLNMGIKGAALATIIGQFLSFIYVLHHFASGKSSIHFNIKFMKPDKSILKETFILGIPTFARQSGQSIVTILVNNLLNRYGGDIYISGMGIINRIVMFLFMPLFGMVQGFQPIAGYNYGAQNYKRVLQSLRLAIIIATIYTSIGFILIQLFPSFLTSIFTYDQELVEVSSHIIRLFTLVLPFLGFQIIGASYFQSAGKGGPSMILNLSRQFLFLIPLILILPLLFQLNGIILAFPIADALATIVTMFWLSWEVTHLKSTPEK from the coding sequence ATGGAAAACGCTAAGAATCACCAAGAGTTTCTGGGCTCAGAACCGATTGGTCGATTACTGTTAAAGTTATCAGTACCAGCTACTGTAGCCATGTTGGTCAATGCTCTATACAACTTGGTAGATACAATTTTCTTAGGTAGAGGAGTTGGCTCAAATGCTATCGGCGGTTTATCCATAAGTTTGCCTGCACAAATGATTATCATGGCCTTTGGTATATCTATAGGAACAGGATCTGCCTCTATTATTTCACGTAATCTCGGCGCTCATAACTATGATAGAGCTAATCAGGCAGCTGGTAATGCCTTTGCCATGGCTATAGTTTTTGGAGCATTAACAACCCTATTGGGCATCTTATTTATAAAACCCTTATTATTGCTTATGGGTGCCAGTGAAACCCTTTACCATTATGCCTATGATTATTTAAGCATTATATTATTGGGGGCACCCTTCATTGCATTTGCTATGGTTTCTAATAATATCTTAAGAGCTGAAGGAAATGCCCGCATGGCTATGAGTTCTATGCTCTTAGGTACAATTACTAATATAATTCTTGATCCGATTTTTATCTTTCCTTTAAACATGGGTATAAAAGGAGCGGCATTAGCAACGATTATTGGTCAGTTTTTAAGTTTTATATATGTCTTACATCATTTTGCATCAGGCAAAAGCTCAATACATTTTAATATAAAATTCATGAAGCCAGACAAGAGTATACTAAAAGAAACATTCATTCTAGGAATACCTACTTTTGCACGTCAAAGTGGACAATCTATTGTAACAATATTAGTTAATAATTTGTTAAATCGCTATGGAGGCGATATCTACATATCTGGAATGGGTATTATAAATCGAATAGTAATGTTCTTGTTCATGCCATTATTTGGTATGGTTCAAGGTTTTCAACCTATCGCTGGCTATAATTATGGAGCACAAAACTACAAGCGAGTTTTACAAAGTCTACGTTTAGCAATCATCATAGCAACTATATACACAAGTATTGGTTTTATACTAATACAGCTATTCCCTAGTTTCCTAACTTCTATATTTACTTATGATCAAGAATTGGTTGAAGTTTCCTCTCATATTATCCGCTTATTTACTTTGGTATTACCATTCCTAGGATTTCAAATCATAGGGGCCTCTTACTTTCAAAGTGCGGGCAAAGGGGGGCCTAGTATGATTCTAAATCTAAGTAGACAATTCTTATTTCTAATACCTCTTATTTTGATATTACCCTTATTATTTCAATTGAATGGTATTATTCTTGCTTTTCCAATTGCAGATGCACTGGCAACGATAGTGACAATGTTTTGGTTAAGTTGGGAAGTTACCCACCTAAAAAGTACTCCTGAAAAATAA
- the aspS gene encoding aspartate--tRNA(Asn) ligase: protein MRVLASEANKHVGETIEVKGWIHRIRDLGQVVFIVLRDRSGEVQIVLDNNPELSLESVIKIEGNVIINEKSPGGVEIECKDLTLLAPAAPNLPISVNQNLDKLSLDAILDNRMISLRNTKIRDIFLIQSNILKALSSYMHSQDFSEIKTSKLIGSGTEGGTGLFSVEYFDEKVFLAQSPQFYKQAMVSSGLERVFEISHAYRAEKHETPRHLNEYVSFDVEMAFIETEKDLIDFEKGILKHVFEELRANCSHILEKFDTYLPTADEVDKFPIIEHSEAKKIISKEVGHRVFEINPEGERVICEWAKREYGVEAVFINAFPRKKRPFYTFPDGLKTMSFDCIFRGLEITTGGRRINEYNMMLETLPRFGMTPEGLGDYMDIFKFGCPPHGGFAIGVERLTQKILGLSNVKEASPFPRDRKRVKP, encoded by the coding sequence GAAGTTCAAATCGTACTTGATAACAATCCTGAATTATCATTGGAATCTGTGATTAAAATTGAGGGTAATGTAATTATCAATGAAAAATCACCAGGTGGAGTGGAAATAGAGTGTAAAGATTTAACACTTTTAGCTCCAGCAGCTCCTAATTTACCAATATCAGTAAATCAAAATCTTGATAAATTAAGTCTAGATGCCATATTAGATAATAGAATGATATCCCTTAGAAACACAAAAATTAGGGATATATTTCTGATTCAGTCTAATATACTTAAAGCTTTATCTAGTTATATGCATAGTCAAGACTTTAGTGAAATTAAAACCAGTAAATTGATTGGTAGTGGTACAGAGGGAGGAACTGGACTCTTTTCTGTTGAATACTTTGATGAGAAAGTTTTCTTAGCTCAATCTCCACAATTTTATAAACAGGCCATGGTTTCCAGTGGTTTAGAACGTGTTTTTGAGATTAGTCATGCTTATCGAGCTGAAAAACATGAAACACCCCGTCACTTAAATGAATATGTCTCTTTTGATGTTGAAATGGCTTTTATTGAAACAGAAAAAGATCTTATTGATTTTGAAAAAGGGATATTGAAACATGTTTTTGAAGAGTTAAGAGCTAATTGTTCTCATATTTTAGAAAAGTTTGACACATATCTCCCAACGGCTGATGAAGTGGATAAATTTCCTATTATAGAACATTCAGAAGCTAAAAAGATTATCTCAAAGGAAGTTGGTCATCGTGTCTTTGAAATTAATCCAGAAGGTGAGCGTGTTATCTGTGAATGGGCTAAACGAGAGTATGGCGTAGAAGCCGTTTTTATTAATGCCTTTCCTCGTAAGAAAAGACCATTCTACACATTTCCTGATGGATTAAAGACAATGAGTTTTGATTGCATCTTCAGAGGGTTAGAAATTACTACAGGAGGGCGACGTATTAATGAATATAACATGATGCTTGAAACTCTTCCTAGGTTTGGAATGACCCCTGAAGGATTAGGTGACTACATGGATATATTTAAATTTGGTTGTCCACCACATGGTGGTTTTGCCATTGGTGTTGAAAGACTAACTCAAAAGATATTAGGGCTTTCCAATGTCAAGGAAGCATCGCCATTTCCAAGGGATCGAAAACGAGTTAAACCATAA